The sequence TCATCATTGCCCCCATTCCAGGCAGCCCCGCCGATGAAGCCGGCCTCAAAGCACGCGACCAAATTATCAAAATTGATGACCAAGTCATTGAAAACCTCTCACTACCTGAGGTAATGACGCTACTAAAAGAAACCGACACAGTCACCTTTACCGTGCAGCGCCGCGAGGAAAAACCCAAAACGTACACCGTCACCAAATCAACGGTCGAAATACCCAGCGTCAACAGCAAATTACTCGAAGCTGGCTACGGCTATTTGCAAATCACCCAGTTCCAACAAAAAACCGATCAAATGTTTGCGCGCCAATTGCAGTCGCTACTCGATGAAGACATCAACGGACTAATCGTTGACTTACGTAACAATCCAGGCGGCTTAGTACATGTTGCGACTAACATTGCGGATCAATTTTTAGACGCTGGCTTAATCGTTAGCACCAAAAATGAAAACACGGGCGTTGAGGACAAAATCCACGCCACCAAAAATGTCATGGCAGAGGATATGCCATTGGTTATTTTGATAAACGAAGGCAGCGCCTCCGCCTCTGAATTACTCGCTGGCGCATTACAAAGCCATAAGCGCGCCATTGTGGTCGGCCAACCAAGCTTTGGCAAAGGCTCGGTGCAAAACGTTATCACACTCAGCAACGGAGATGCCATCAAACTAACCACAGGGCGTTACTACACGCCAAACGGCGAGTCCATTCAGGCCAAAGGCATTACCCCAGACATCCAACTCAGCCAATTAACCGTCAGCGAAGCTGAAATTGATTTACTCAGCTATAGCGAAGCGGACATCAAGGGCCATTTGCCGCCACAACAACGAGACGACGCCAACAGCAATCGCTCGCAAGAAGCATCTGAAAAAACGTTGGCTAAAAATGATTTACAGTTATTTGAAGCGCTCAATATACTAAAAGTCTTGGTGCTCACCCAGTAACCCCTAAGACACGGCAACGCGACGCTAAACCACGCAAGGCGCATTTTGCATGCGAAAAATCATTCACATTGACATGGATGCTTTTTTTGCCTCGGTAGAACAACGCAACCAACCTGCCCTACACGGTCAACCCATCGCCGTCGGTGGCGACCCAAAAAAGCGGGGCGTGGTCGCAACAGCGAGCTACGAAGCCCGTGCGTTTGGCGTGCATTCCGCCATGCCAATGGCAACGGCAATCAAACGCTGTCCTGCGCTGATTGTTGTGCCATCGAATATCGCCGAATATCGCCGTGTTGCCATGCAAATTCGTGACATTTTTGCCCGATTTAGTGACTTGATTGAGCCGATATCCATTGACGAAGCTTACCTAGACGTCACCCACAACGATGATTTTTCAGGCTCTGCAACACGGGTTGCACAGGCTATCCTAAATACCATCAGCGAAGAAACACAACTCACCGCATCGGCGGGCGTATCGTATTGTAAATTTTTAGCCAAGTATGCCTCCAACGTCAACAAACCAAATGGCATTTACACCATCACCCCAGCCAATGCCAGACAAATCATCGACCAGATGCCCATCGGAAAATTTCATGGCATTGGCCCTGCAACCGAAAAAAAACTCCAACAACTCGCGATAAAAACGGGGTTTGATTTACGTCACGCAAGCCTAGATGCCCTAACCCAATTGCTGGGCAAAAATGCACGGTTTTACTACGAGTTAGCGCAAGGCAAAGACAATCGCGAAGTGCGTGCCGAGCGGATACGCAAATCCTATGGTAGCGAAACCACCTTTGCCAACGATTTAACCGCGCCGACGCAGTTAGCACAGGAATTAAGCCATTTGTTAAATACCACTTGGACTAGTTTAGCCAAGCACCAACTCACCCCTAAAACACTAACCATTAAAATCAAATACCAAGATTTTTCCCTACACACTCGCCGCTTGACCGAGCCCGCAGGAATAGACTCGCAACAATCTGCCCATATCATTGCCCAGCACCTACTAACTCGCCAACCCATCCTGCAACCCGTGCGCCTATTGGGCGTGAGTTTTTCTAATTTTTTATCGACCCACGTCGCCCACCAAACAAAACAATTACGTTTATTTTCCTAGCCCCCAGCCTGCCCGCGCGGTTATTTCGGCACAATGATTTCTTTGCGCTTTGCTATGAGGTTTGCTACGACCTTTATTATCTCTATCAACTATCATAAAAGTGTCATCATTCATTGCTATAGTGGCTTCAATAGTCATAATTGACGCAACGGCAACGGTAACAATGATTGATGTAAAACAACTACTGCACAGTAAAATTCCAGAAAAATGGCACAACACCTGGCTAATCAACGCAGCCGCCTATGCCCTGAAAAAAATCATCAAGCAAACAGAAATCAACCAATTTTTGCGCGAATCTCAGCACCTAAAAGGGTTTGATTTTATTGATGCCATATTAGATTATTTTCAATTTAGCTACCAAGTAAGCGAACGCGACAAGTCTTGTTTGCCTAGCGCTGGACGTTGCGTAATTGTTGCCAACCATCCATTGGGCGCATTGGATAGTTTGGCGTTATTGCATTGGGTTTGTCAGGTTCGTCCTGATGTCAAAATCCTTGCCAACGACATGCTATCAACGTTTGACGCGCTAAGTCCGTATTTACTCCCCGTCAATAACTTCAAAACCCGCCACGCAGCTGGGCGCATGAGTGCTATTCATGACGCACTCACCGAAGAAATGGCGGTCATTATTTTCCCTGCAGGTGAAGTCTCTCGGACGCGCTGGACACGAATACGCGATGGCGCTTGGCACAAAGGATTTTACCATTTTGCCAAACGTGCTAACGCCCCTATCGTGCCCGTTTATATTCAGGGGAAAAATACCTTTTGGTTTTATTTATGGGCGAAAATCAACCGCCAGTTAGCCATGATTTTACTCCCCCGCCAAATGTGGCATCAACGCAAAAAAGTCATTACACTGCGTGTTGGCTCAGCATTGCCCATTGACTTACTCACTCAACTCCCATTTAACGACAAGCAGATTATCACCATGGTCCGTAAGCACGTTTATAAACTGGCAAAAAACAGCAAAGGACTCTTTCAATTACCCGACCCAGTCGCACACCCAGAAAGGCGCAAGGACTTGCGCCTTTCTATCAATCATTGTCAAACACTGGGGCAAGACAGCAATGAAAATACCATACTACTTTATGAGCCACAGAAAAATTCCCCCTTATTGAGAGAGCTAGGACGACTTCGCGAGATGACCTTTAGACAAGTCGGAGAAGGCTCGCAAAAACGCCGTGACCTAGATCATTATGATGCCAACTACCAACATTTGATTATTTGGAATGACCATGACTTAGAAATCATGGGGGCTTACCGTGTTTTTCCGACTAAAAACTGCCTCGCAAACGCAACAAGCAACGCAACAAGCAAAACAACGAACACCACCGCAACGCGCATTGATATTTCGGCACTTTACACCAGCAGTTTATTTGATTTTCATGGTGATTTAAATTGGTTAGCAAATGGATTAGAGTTGGGGCGCAGTTTTGTCCAACCAAAATACTGGGGCACGCGTAGCTTGGACAACCTTTGGCAAGGCATCGGCGCCTATTGTGCCAAACATCCCGACATTCGCTATTTATTTGGCACGGTGAGCATTAGCGCCAGCTATCCAAGCACTGCGATCGATTATTTGGTGGCCTATTACCGCCACTATTACCCGCGAAGACAATTTGATATCCAATCAAAAAATCCCTACCGATTAAGTGCTGAGAGCCAACAACACTTTGACCGACTATTTGCTAATCAAACCAGAGACGCTGCCTATATCCACATGAAAAATCACCTGCGAGAAATGCATTTGGTCGTGCCGACTCTATTCAAACATTACGCCGCGCTTTGTGAGGCCAAAGGCGTTGTATTTACCGATTTTGGTGTTGATGATCGCTTTAATGGCTGCGTTGACGGGTTTGTTATTGTCGATTTACATCACATCAAACCCAGCAAGCACAAACGCTACCTCGCAGGGTATGAAGAAGGGTATCTCGCAGGATATCACGAAGCGCATCTCCGACCGCAACCATCCATCATGCCGTTATCTACCGACATAACCCCTACCGACATAACCCGCCAGTATGAGCAAATCGCTCGGGATTGAGCAATGACCAATCCACATCCAAGCTACCCAAACTATCCTGACTATCGGACGAAGCGCCACTATTACCGTCAATTAATTGCGTCACCCGCTCCGCCGTTGCAAGGCTATTGGTCATTCCCAAGCTGCCATGCCCAGTTGCAATCACTACGTTATCAAATCGGCTACTGCGACCAATTAATGGCAAATCATCAGGCGTTGCGGGGCGAAAACCACACCAATCTTGAATACGTGTCACTGGATGACTCAAGGTAAAATACTGTGCAGCACCCTGTACAATCGCATCAATTCGGCGCGAATCTAGCGTGGCATCAAACCCTGCCAGCTCATAATGACTGGTTAGCCGAAGCCATTGCCCCATTGGGGTGACTGCGATATGCTTTTCCGCGAGTAGCAAGGGCAAATCAACGTCCTGCGGGTTACGTGCTAGTGTCACGCTATAGCCCTTGGCAGGCTGTATGGGTAGATGAATACCCAACTGTTGGGCAATCTGCCCCGACCATGCACCACCTGCAAGCACCACCGTGTGCGCTTGGATATCGCCTTGCGAGGTAATAATCTGATTAATCCGTTGGTGCCTAGTTTTAAACCCTAGCACTTGACAATCACGCATAAATGTCACGCCCAGTTTCTGTGCCAATTCAACCAATGTCTTAAGTAACTTAACTGGATTAACCTGCGCATAATGCGGACAATAAAGCCCGTATTGAACAGCAGGATTTACCTGCGGTAGCCTTTCTCGAATTTGTTGCGGGGTTAAGGCTTCAACGGTGACGCCATAACGGCTTAAACGCCTCGCCGTATCACGTTCTGCCGCGTAGGCTTTGGCATCCATAAATAAGCTTATGCGTCCTTTATACGCAAAATCAACAGCTACCGCATGTTGTTGATGCAACGCTTCTAGTCGTTCGATTGTTTTTTTACCCATCGCTAATAGTAACGGGATGGCTTGCTCCACTTGCGTTTGGTTGCAGGCCCGTCCGAACTGCCATAACCAACGCAGTAGCGCTGGGTCTAAGCGCGGCTTGATACGTAAGGGGGCATCGCGTTCAAACAGCCATTTAAGCCCTTGCAATGGTACACCAGGCGCCGCCATAGGAATAGAGAATCCATGCGACAGCCATCCTGCATTACCATAAGAAGCAGCGTTGCCATGGGACGCCCCACACCCTAACTGATTTTTCTCCAATACGGTCACTCGATAGCCTTGCTCAGCCAAATAATAAGCGGATGCAACGCCGATGATGCCACCGCCAATAACGATGACATCGCCGCTATTTCCTTTGTCTATTAGGTTCATTTTATTTGATTCATTCGTTCGTTTTGAGTACTTTCATCGCACAATGTTAAACCATCGGCACAACTAAGCTAAAATGCCTAAATAGTTAACCGTCGCTACCTAAAAAAACTAAACAGATTACCTAGCCCTACACCTTGTCCTATTATACGCCCGAAGTGCTCATATAACTACAACACATAGCAAAAAAATCGTGTCATACTTTTAATGAATTTACACAATTATCGATAGCGTTTAGGTGTCATTTCAGTTATAATACCGAACCAATGTGCAAACGTGAAATGCAGGGTTAATCCATTGAATAAAATAAAAAATACCGCTATACTAGCACTTGCAAACGGAACTGTATTTAAGGGAACGTCCATTGGCGCAAAAGGCCATCGTGTCGGGGAAGTCGTTTTTAACACATCAATGACGGGTTACCAAGAAATCCTCACCGACCCGTCCTATGCCCAGCAAATTATCACCCTAACTTACCCCCACATCGGTAACGTTGGGACAAATCCACTAGACTCAGAGGCCAATACGACCCACGCAACGGGCTTGGTTGTCCGCGATGCGTCGATTACGACCAGCTCATGGCGTGCAGAGCAACCCTTGTCTGATTTTTTAGTGCACCATCGTGTGGTCGCTATTGCTGATATTGACACCCGCAAGCTCACCAGAATGTTACGCGATAACGGCGCGCAAAATGGCTGCATCATGGCTGGCGATATCGATGTCGACAAAGCCATTGCACTAGCGCAAGGGTTTGGCGGACTAAAAAACACGGATTTAGCGCAACAAGTCAGCACCCAACAGCCTTACGAATGGCTAGATGGTAAAGAGTGGGAACTTGCTAGCAATGACTACCCCAAGCGCAGCAGCACTCAATTTCATGTCGTTGCCTATGACTTTGGCATTAAACACAACATTTTGCGCAAACTCGCGTCACGCGGCTGTAAAATAACGGTCGTCCCTGCAAAGACTTCTGCTGCGGATGTGATGGCACTGCGTCCCGATGGCATTTTCTTATCCAACGGCCCTGGCGACCCAGCGCCGTGTCAATATGCAATTGATGCCGCCAAAACGTTTATTGACAACAAGACCCCCTTGTTCGGCATCTGTTTGGGCATGCAAATTCTGTCGCTTGCGGTTGGCGCCCAAACACAAAAAATGAAATTCGGTCACCACGGCGCTAACCATCCCGTCAAAGACACCCGTGATAACCGTGTTTATATCACCAGCCAAAATCACGGCTTTGCCGTTGATGAAAAAACCCTGCCAGAGACGGTTAATGTCACACACCGTTCGTTATTTGATGGCAGCTTACAGGGTATCGAGTTAACTAACTCGCCAGCGTTTGGTTTTCAAGGCCACCCCGAAGCAAGCCCAGGCCCGCAGGATATCGACGCCCTATTTGACCACTTTATTGCGTTAATGCAAGCGCATCACTCTTAACCCTTTGTAGCCTAAACAGATAAAAATCATGCCAAAACGTACTGACATTCAGAGCATCCTAATCATCGGCGCAGGTCCAATCGTCATTGGGCAAGCGTGTGAATTTGACTATTCAGGCGCTCAAGCCTGCAAAGCACTACGCGAAGAAGGATACCGCGTCATCTTGGTTAATTCTAACCCTGCGACGATCATGACGGATCCCGACATGGCCGATGCGACCTACATCGAACCCATCCGCTGGCAGACTTTACGTGAAGTCATCAAAGCAGAACGCCCTGATGCCATCCTCCCAACAATGGGCGGACAAACCGCACTAAACTGCGCATTAGATTTAGCCAAACACAACGTGTTAGCTGAGTACAACGTACAGCTTATCGGCGCCTCAGTCGATGCGATTAACACGGCTGAAGATCGTGATTTATTTAAAACCGCGATGACTGAGATCGGCTTGGGCTCGGCAAAATCCGCCGTTGTTCACAGCTTATCTGAGGCGCTGACCGTGCAAAAACAATTCGGCTTTCCGATTGTGATGCGTCCTTCGTTTACGTTAGGCGGCGCTGGCGGTGGGATTGCTTACAACCAAGAAGAATTTATTCGAATTGTCGAGCACGGGCTTGAATTATCGCCGACCACAGAAATTTTACTCGAAGAGTCCTTGCTCGGCTGGAAAGAATACGAAATGGAAGTCGTTCGCGACAAAGCCGACAATGCCATTATTGTCTGCGCCATAGAGAATTTCGATCCAATGGGTGTGCATACAGGCGACTCAATCACCGTTGCCCCTGCACAAACCTTAACGGATAAAGAATACCAGCTCATGCGCGATGCCTCTATCGCTATTTTGCGCAAAATCGGGGTCGAAACAGGTGGCTCTAATGTGCAATTCGCCGTCAACCCAACCGATGGCCGTCTGATTGTTATCGAAATGAACCCTCGCGTTTCGCGCTCTTCTGCGCTGGCTTCTAAGGCCACGGGGTTCCCCATCGCCAAAATCGCCGCCAAACTTGCGGTCGGATTTACACTAGATGAGCTCAAAAACGAAATCACAGGTGGACAAACGCCTGCCTCATTCGAGCCAAGCATCGATTACGTCGTCACCAAAATACCACGATTTAATTTTGAAAAATTCCCACAGACTACCAACCGTCTAACGACACAAATGCGCTCTGTCGGCGAAGTCATGGCGATTGGCAGAACGATGACTGAGTCGTTACAAAAAGCACTCAGAAGCTTAGAAACCGATGTATCGGGGCTTGACGAGCCGCGTGAGCAATTGACTGGCGATGCCCTGCGCAATGAAATTGGCAACCCCAGCCCAGAACGGATTTTTTACGTTGCTGATGCCATGCGCCAAGGCTATACCATCCAGCAATTACACGAAATCACCAGTATCGACCCGTGGTTTTTAGCACAGCTTGATCTGCTCATTCATTTAGAAAACGACATCAGTGAGTCGGGCATAGAATCGCTTGCTGACAAAGCAACTTTCTTAACTTACAAACGCCATGGGTTTTCGGACAGCCGCTTGGCGACTTTGTGTCATGTCAGCCAACAAGAAATAACCACACTACGCCATCAATTAAGACTGCATCCAGTCTATAAGCGCGTCGATACCTGTGCAGCTGAGTTCGCAACCAGTACGGCTTATCTCTATGCAACCTACGAAGAGGAATGCGAAGCCAACCCAACGCAAAACAAAAAAATCTTAATCCTAGGTGGCGGGCCAAACCGTATAGGGCAAGGCATCGAATTTGATTACTGCTGCGTACATGCCTCGTTAGCCCTACGCCAAGCAGGCTTTGAGACCATTATGGTTAACTGCAACCCAGAGACGGTGTCAACCGATTACGACACATCTAATCGCCTATATTTTGAACCACTCACACTAGAAGACGTATTAGAAATTGTACGCATTGAAAACCCAGTTGGTGTCATTGTTCAGTATGGCGGTCAGACCCCGTTAAAGCTTGCCAAAGCACTAGAACAAGCAGGTGTGCCCATTATCGGCACTAGTCCTGACGCTATCGACATGGCAGAAGACCGTGAACGTTTTCAACAAATGCTTAGCAAACTAGGGCTTAAACAACCGCCTAATCGCATTGCCAGTTCTGTCGAAGACGCCAAAACCGCAGCCCACGACATTGGCTATCCGTTGGTGGTACGACCATCTTATGTTTTGGGCGGTCGGGCAATGGAAATTGTCTATGACGAAACCAGTCTAGCACGTTATATGGAAACAGCCATTCGCAATGCTGCCAGCCTGCCCATTTTGTTAGACCGCTTTTTAAACGACGCTATCGAAGTCGATATCGATGCGATTTGTGACGGACAGCAAGTCTTAATCGGTGGCATTATGGAGCATATCGAAGAAGCAGGCGTGCATTCGGGAGACTCCGCTTGTTCATTGCCGCCGTACTCTTTATCGCTCACCCTGCAAGAACAAATGAGCGAACAAGTCAAAGCCATGGCCTTAGAAATTGGCGTGGTTGGTGCAATGAACGTCCAATTTGCCGTCAAAGAAGACACCATCTATGTATTAGAAGTCAATCCACGTGCATCGCGCACTTTGCCTTATGTATCCAAAGCCGTTGGCAAACCGCTTGCCAAAATCGGCGCACGTGTTATGGCAGGTGAATCACTCGCCGACATTGGTATCACAAAAATCAAAACGCCAGGGCATTTCTCTGTCAAAGAAGCCGTTTTTCCGTTTATCAAATTCCCTGATGTCGACCCCTTGCTCGGCCCTGAAATGAAATCCACTGGCGAAGTGATGGGGGTTGGCACCAGTTTTGCCAAAGCTTACGCCAGGGCCATTTTAGGCGCAGGAGAAAAGCTACCTGAAAAAGGCGACACCGTATTTATTAGTGTACGTAACGAAGACAAGACCAAATTGATACCGATTGCCAAAAGCATCCAAGAATTGGGCTTTCATATTGTCGCTACACACGGCACTTATCATACGCTGTGCGAGCAAAATATCCCTTGCACTCGCGTCAATAAACTCGCAGAAGGTCGCCCAAACATTGTTGATTCTATCAAAAACGGGGAAATTGCTTTTGTCATCAACACAACGCAAGGTGCCCAAGCGATTACCGACTCGTATGAAATTCGCCGTGAAGCCATTATGAACAAAGTTCTCTATACCACCACCATGGCTGGCGCCCGCGCGATTGCTTTTGCACTCGCGGCTGAGAACCTTGACAAGGTCAATAAAATACAAGATTTGCATTCATTTTCATCAGACTGACAAGGAGCACAATGTATTATGCAAGAAAAATATCCCATGACAACAAAAGGTGCAGAGGCGTTACGCGCAGAGCTCGATAGGCTGAAAGCGGTCGAACGACCCCGCGTAATTAATGCCATTGCCGAAGCGCGCGCGCACGGCGACTTAAAAGAAAACGCCGAATACCACGCCGCCCGTGAGGAACAAGGATTGGTGGAAGCGCAAATCAAAGACATCGAATACAAACTAAGCTTGGCACAAATCATTGATGTCACCATCTTGCCCCAAAATGGCAAAGTCGTCTTCGGCACGACGGTTGTCATCGAAAATCTCGATGATGAAAAGACCATGACGTATAAAATTGTCGGACAAGACGAGGCCAATGTTAATCAAGGGCTACTGGCTTACAACACGCCCATCGCACGTGCATTGATTGGTAATGAAGAAGGGGATGTTGTCGAAATAGAAACTCCAAGTGGCACGAAATCCTTTGAAATCTTATCCGTCAAATATGTATAATACCTATAATGCCTATAATGCGCGATAACCATTACCTGATTCGCCCGTGAAAACACTTAGCCAATACTTACTCGAGTTCGAACGCGATAACCCTGAGCACAAAGGGCTGCGGTTAGCGATAGAGGACATCGCCAAAGCGTGCGCCCGCATATCAGACTTAGTCGGTCGTGGCGCA comes from Ostreibacterium oceani and encodes:
- the carA gene encoding glutamine-hydrolyzing carbamoyl-phosphate synthase small subunit produces the protein MKNTAILALANGTVFKGTSIGAKGHRVGEVVFNTSMTGYQEILTDPSYAQQIITLTYPHIGNVGTNPLDSEANTTHATGLVVRDASITTSSWRAEQPLSDFLVHHRVVAIADIDTRKLTRMLRDNGAQNGCIMAGDIDVDKAIALAQGFGGLKNTDLAQQVSTQQPYEWLDGKEWELASNDYPKRSSTQFHVVAYDFGIKHNILRKLASRGCKITVVPAKTSAADVMALRPDGIFLSNGPGDPAPCQYAIDAAKTFIDNKTPLFGICLGMQILSLAVGAQTQKMKFGHHGANHPVKDTRDNRVYITSQNHGFAVDEKTLPETVNVTHRSLFDGSLQGIELTNSPAFGFQGHPEASPGPQDIDALFDHFIALMQAHHS
- the carB gene encoding carbamoyl-phosphate synthase large subunit codes for the protein MPKRTDIQSILIIGAGPIVIGQACEFDYSGAQACKALREEGYRVILVNSNPATIMTDPDMADATYIEPIRWQTLREVIKAERPDAILPTMGGQTALNCALDLAKHNVLAEYNVQLIGASVDAINTAEDRDLFKTAMTEIGLGSAKSAVVHSLSEALTVQKQFGFPIVMRPSFTLGGAGGGIAYNQEEFIRIVEHGLELSPTTEILLEESLLGWKEYEMEVVRDKADNAIIVCAIENFDPMGVHTGDSITVAPAQTLTDKEYQLMRDASIAILRKIGVETGGSNVQFAVNPTDGRLIVIEMNPRVSRSSALASKATGFPIAKIAAKLAVGFTLDELKNEITGGQTPASFEPSIDYVVTKIPRFNFEKFPQTTNRLTTQMRSVGEVMAIGRTMTESLQKALRSLETDVSGLDEPREQLTGDALRNEIGNPSPERIFYVADAMRQGYTIQQLHEITSIDPWFLAQLDLLIHLENDISESGIESLADKATFLTYKRHGFSDSRLATLCHVSQQEITTLRHQLRLHPVYKRVDTCAAEFATSTAYLYATYEEECEANPTQNKKILILGGGPNRIGQGIEFDYCCVHASLALRQAGFETIMVNCNPETVSTDYDTSNRLYFEPLTLEDVLEIVRIENPVGVIVQYGGQTPLKLAKALEQAGVPIIGTSPDAIDMAEDRERFQQMLSKLGLKQPPNRIASSVEDAKTAAHDIGYPLVVRPSYVLGGRAMEIVYDETSLARYMETAIRNAASLPILLDRFLNDAIEVDIDAICDGQQVLIGGIMEHIEEAGVHSGDSACSLPPYSLSLTLQEQMSEQVKAMALEIGVVGAMNVQFAVKEDTIYVLEVNPRASRTLPYVSKAVGKPLAKIGARVMAGESLADIGITKIKTPGHFSVKEAVFPFIKFPDVDPLLGPEMKSTGEVMGVGTSFAKAYARAILGAGEKLPEKGDTVFISVRNEDKTKLIPIAKSIQELGFHIVATHGTYHTLCEQNIPCTRVNKLAEGRPNIVDSIKNGEIAFVINTTQGAQAITDSYEIRREAIMNKVLYTTTMAGARAIAFALAAENLDKVNKIQDLHSFSSD
- a CDS encoding S41 family peptidase, encoding MKKLFAVLILIHLTYTAAAKTESNVPVDEIRNFIDIYNVIRNDYVEEKDGKTLLDYAIEGMLSGLDPHSVYFKQSELDNFNDSTQGTFFGFGVQLDMQNGKLIIIAPIPGSPADEAGLKARDQIIKIDDQVIENLSLPEVMTLLKETDTVTFTVQRREEKPKTYTVTKSTVEIPSVNSKLLEAGYGYLQITQFQQKTDQMFARQLQSLLDEDINGLIVDLRNNPGGLVHVATNIADQFLDAGLIVSTKNENTGVEDKIHATKNVMAEDMPLVILINEGSASASELLAGALQSHKRAIVVGQPSFGKGSVQNVITLSNGDAIKLTTGRYYTPNGESIQAKGITPDIQLSQLTVSEAEIDLLSYSEADIKGHLPPQQRDDANSNRSQEASEKTLAKNDLQLFEALNILKVLVLTQ
- the dinB gene encoding DNA polymerase IV encodes the protein MRKIIHIDMDAFFASVEQRNQPALHGQPIAVGGDPKKRGVVATASYEARAFGVHSAMPMATAIKRCPALIVVPSNIAEYRRVAMQIRDIFARFSDLIEPISIDEAYLDVTHNDDFSGSATRVAQAILNTISEETQLTASAGVSYCKFLAKYASNVNKPNGIYTITPANARQIIDQMPIGKFHGIGPATEKKLQQLAIKTGFDLRHASLDALTQLLGKNARFYYELAQGKDNREVRAERIRKSYGSETTFANDLTAPTQLAQELSHLLNTTWTSLAKHQLTPKTLTIKIKYQDFSLHTRRLTEPAGIDSQQSAHIIAQHLLTRQPILQPVRLLGVSFSNFLSTHVAHQTKQLRLFS
- a CDS encoding lysophospholipid acyltransferase family protein, producing MIDVKQLLHSKIPEKWHNTWLINAAAYALKKIIKQTEINQFLRESQHLKGFDFIDAILDYFQFSYQVSERDKSCLPSAGRCVIVANHPLGALDSLALLHWVCQVRPDVKILANDMLSTFDALSPYLLPVNNFKTRHAAGRMSAIHDALTEEMAVIIFPAGEVSRTRWTRIRDGAWHKGFYHFAKRANAPIVPVYIQGKNTFWFYLWAKINRQLAMILLPRQMWHQRKKVITLRVGSALPIDLLTQLPFNDKQIITMVRKHVYKLAKNSKGLFQLPDPVAHPERRKDLRLSINHCQTLGQDSNENTILLYEPQKNSPLLRELGRLREMTFRQVGEGSQKRRDLDHYDANYQHLIIWNDHDLEIMGAYRVFPTKNCLANATSNATSKTTNTTATRIDISALYTSSLFDFHGDLNWLANGLELGRSFVQPKYWGTRSLDNLWQGIGAYCAKHPDIRYLFGTVSISASYPSTAIDYLVAYYRHYYPRRQFDIQSKNPYRLSAESQQHFDRLFANQTRDAAYIHMKNHLREMHLVVPTLFKHYAALCEAKGVVFTDFGVDDRFNGCVDGFVIVDLHHIKPSKHKRYLAGYEEGYLAGYHEAHLRPQPSIMPLSTDITPTDITRQYEQIARD
- a CDS encoding FAD-dependent oxidoreductase, with amino-acid sequence MNLIDKGNSGDVIVIGGGIIGVASAYYLAEQGYRVTVLEKNQLGCGASHGNAASYGNAGWLSHGFSIPMAAPGVPLQGLKWLFERDAPLRIKPRLDPALLRWLWQFGRACNQTQVEQAIPLLLAMGKKTIERLEALHQQHAVAVDFAYKGRISLFMDAKAYAAERDTARRLSRYGVTVEALTPQQIRERLPQVNPAVQYGLYCPHYAQVNPVKLLKTLVELAQKLGVTFMRDCQVLGFKTRHQRINQIITSQGDIQAHTVVLAGGAWSGQIAQQLGIHLPIQPAKGYSVTLARNPQDVDLPLLLAEKHIAVTPMGQWLRLTSHYELAGFDATLDSRRIDAIVQGAAQYFTLSHPVTRIQDWCGFRPATPDDLPLIGRSSRFDNVVIATGHGSLGMTNSLATAERVTQLIDGNSGASSDSQDSLGSLDVDWSLLNPERFAHTGGLCR
- the greA gene encoding transcription elongation factor GreA, translated to MQEKYPMTTKGAEALRAELDRLKAVERPRVINAIAEARAHGDLKENAEYHAAREEQGLVEAQIKDIEYKLSLAQIIDVTILPQNGKVVFGTTVVIENLDDEKTMTYKIVGQDEANVNQGLLAYNTPIARALIGNEEGDVVEIETPSGTKSFEILSVKYV